The Vicia villosa cultivar HV-30 ecotype Madison, WI linkage group LG1, Vvil1.0, whole genome shotgun sequence genome includes a region encoding these proteins:
- the LOC131643572 gene encoding short-chain dehydrogenase TIC 32, chloroplastic isoform X1: MWPFTTKKGLSGFSWSSTAEQVTHGIDATGLTAIVTGASSGIGVETTRVLALRGAHVIMGVRNMVAAKDVKDTILKDIPSAKVDAIELDLSSLDSVKKFASEFKSSGRPLNILINNAGIMACPFKLSKDNIELQFATNHIGHFLLTNLLLDTMKKTTRESKKEGRIVNVASEAHRFAYPEGIRFDKINDQSSYNNWRAYGQSKLANILHANQLTKQLKEDGVNITANSLHPGTITTNLFRHNNAVNGLINVIGKLVMKNVQQGAATTCYVALHPQVKGVSGEYFSDSNVYKTTPHGKDDDLAKKLWDFSINLVKQK; this comes from the exons atgtggCCATTCACCACCAAGAAAGGGCTTTCTGGATTTTCATGGAGTTCAACTGCTGAACAAGTTACTCATGGAATCGACGCTACTGGCCTCACTGCCATTGTCACTg GAGCATCAAGTGGCATTGGCGTTGAGACTACTCGTGTGCTAGCTTTGCGTGGTGCTCATGTAATTATGGGCGTGAGAAATATGGTTGCTGCCAAGGATGTCAAAGATACAATACTCAAGGACATTCCCTCAGCTAAAGTTGATGCCATAGAGTTAGATCTCAGCTCATTGGACTCTGTCAAGAAATTTGCATCAGAGTTTAAGTCCTCTGGCCGTCCACTGAACATCTTGAT AAATAATGCAGGAATTATGGCATGCCCTTTCAAGCTGTCCAAAGACAACATTGAACTGCAGTTTGCCACCAATCACATAG GCCATTTTCTTTTGACAAACCTTTTGTTGGATACTATGAAGAAAACAACACGTGAAAGTAAGAAAGAAGGAAGAATTGTTAATGTTGCCTCAGAGGCTCACAGGTTCGCATATCCTGAAGGAATCCGTTTTGACAAAATTAATGACCAATCAAG TTATAACAATTGGCGTGCATATGGGCAATCCAAGCTTGCTAATATTTTACATGCCAACCAACTTACAAAACAGCTCAAG GAAGATGGTGTGAATATTACTGCAAATTCTCTTCATCCAGGAACAATTACCACCAATCTTTTCCGTCATAACAATGCGGTGAACG GTCTAATAAATGTGATTGGGAAACTTGTGATGAAAAATGTCCAGCAG GGAGCAGCTACAACATGCTATGTAGCATTGCACCCACAAGTGAAGGGAGTTAGTGGTGAATATTTTTCAGACAGCAATGTGTACAAGACAACCCCACATGGGAAGGATGATGATTTGGCAAAGAAACTCTGGGATTTCAGCATCAATTTGGTCAAGCAGAAATAG
- the LOC131643572 gene encoding short-chain dehydrogenase TIC 32, chloroplastic isoform X2: protein MWPFTTKKGLSGFSWSSTAEQVTHGIDATGLTAIVTGASSGIGVETTRVLALRGAHVIMGVRNMVAAKDVKDTILKDIPSAKVDAIELDLSSLDSVKKFASEFKSSGRPLNILINNAGIMACPFKLSKDNIELQFATNHIGHFLLTNLLLDTMKKTTRESKKEGRIVNVASEAHRFAYPEGIRFDKINDQSSYNNWRAYGQSKLANILHANQLTKQLKEDGVNITANSLHPGTITTNLFRHNNAVNGKSNKCDWETCDEKCPAGSSYNMLCSIAPTSEGS, encoded by the exons atgtggCCATTCACCACCAAGAAAGGGCTTTCTGGATTTTCATGGAGTTCAACTGCTGAACAAGTTACTCATGGAATCGACGCTACTGGCCTCACTGCCATTGTCACTg GAGCATCAAGTGGCATTGGCGTTGAGACTACTCGTGTGCTAGCTTTGCGTGGTGCTCATGTAATTATGGGCGTGAGAAATATGGTTGCTGCCAAGGATGTCAAAGATACAATACTCAAGGACATTCCCTCAGCTAAAGTTGATGCCATAGAGTTAGATCTCAGCTCATTGGACTCTGTCAAGAAATTTGCATCAGAGTTTAAGTCCTCTGGCCGTCCACTGAACATCTTGAT AAATAATGCAGGAATTATGGCATGCCCTTTCAAGCTGTCCAAAGACAACATTGAACTGCAGTTTGCCACCAATCACATAG GCCATTTTCTTTTGACAAACCTTTTGTTGGATACTATGAAGAAAACAACACGTGAAAGTAAGAAAGAAGGAAGAATTGTTAATGTTGCCTCAGAGGCTCACAGGTTCGCATATCCTGAAGGAATCCGTTTTGACAAAATTAATGACCAATCAAG TTATAACAATTGGCGTGCATATGGGCAATCCAAGCTTGCTAATATTTTACATGCCAACCAACTTACAAAACAGCTCAAG GAAGATGGTGTGAATATTACTGCAAATTCTCTTCATCCAGGAACAATTACCACCAATCTTTTCCGTCATAACAATGCGGTGAACGGTAA GTCTAATAAATGTGATTGGGAAACTTGTGATGAAAAATGTCCAGCAG GGAGCAGCTACAACATGCTATGTAGCATTGCACCCACAAGTGAAGGGAGTTAG
- the LOC131649464 gene encoding uncharacterized protein LOC131649464 — protein sequence MEVLLTELVFDLEREVEMTKIAVRRRRSWSMVHLNAIPKPIVSPGAPHVVVNVVDSYRGIDTGVDVVIKRSDNGLDRRSAFVTLTCKRSGKYIPPLWYFKREDTGSRKCECPFKLRDYRLKNNKWRFDVIYGLHRKDLSEKLYGHPIACRLLREEKECVSGMTLNLVQLKNILATLKRKILKNIANIKHVYNRRYQYKLSLRWDRTEMQHLLKLLDDNNYVSMHHRCEDGATTNKYKLPLLEIIGVTSTGKTYSVGFAFLECEKEENFTWALEVCQSMLKDQEEMPKVNVINHDTALMNSVAKVCEKYLALLKYVESIILDQVKEKIVCAWTGQVRHLGNTTTNRVESDHACLKNWLGNSKGDLCADWDSVNRIIQNKHNEIQTSFGCSITVLEHKFKDNTIYSQLVNNISQSTLNYIFHKTKRADNLGSASS from the exons ATGGAAGTTCTTCTCACAGAGCTTGTGTTCGATcttgagagagaagttgagatGACGAAGATCGCCGTGAGAAGACGACGCTCATGGA gtatggtgcatctcAATGCTATCCCCAAACCTATTGTGTCTCCGGGTGCGCCACATGTAGTAGTGAATGTAGTAG ATTCGTACAGAGGCATCGATACTGGGGTTGATGTTGTGATCAAAAGGTCCGATAATGGTTTGGATAGAAGAAGTGCATTTGTGACATTGACATGCAAAAGAAGTGGGAAATATATACCTCCTCTATGGTATTTCAAACGAGAAGATACCGGTTCTAGAAAATGTGAGTGTCCATTTAAGTTGCGTGATTATCGGTTGAAAAATAATAAATGGAGATTTGATGTGATTTATGGTTTGCATAGGAAAGATTTAAGTGAAAAATTATACGGTCATCCAATTGCATGTCGCCTCTTGCGGGAAGAGAAGGAATGTGTTTCTGGCATGACATTGAATTTGGTGCAACTCAAAAACATACTTGCAACCTTGAAACgtaaaatactaaaaaatatcGCAAATATCAAGCATGTGTACAACAGGCGCTATCAATACAAATTATCGCTTAGGTGGGATAGAACCGAAATGCAACACCTCTTGAAACTTCTAGATGATAATAATTATGTATCTATGCACCATAGATGCGAGGATGGAGCAACA ACCAACAAGTACAAGCTTCCATTATTGGAAATTATTGGTGTTACGTCTACTGGGAAGACTTATTCTGTCGGTTTTGCATTTCTAGAGTGCGAAAAAGAGGAAAACTTTACTTGGGCTTTAGAGGTGTGTCAGTCAATGTTGAAGGACCAAGAAGAAATGCCGAAAGTCAATGTTATCAATCACGATACCGCTTTAATGAATTCGGTAGCAAAG GTGTGCGAGAAATATCTCGctttattgaaatatgttgaaagtatAATTTTGGACCAGGTAAAAGAGAAGATTGTCTGTGCTTGGACCGGTCAGGTTAGACACCTTGGAAATACAACAACAAACCGAGTTGAGTCTGATCATGCTTGTTTGAAGAATTGGTTGGGAAATAGCAAGGGTGATTTGTGTGCGGATTGGGATTCTGTGAACCGAATCATACAAAACAAgcataatgagatacaaacatcATTTGGTTGTAGTATCACAGTGTTGGAACACAAGTTCAAAGACAACACTATATATTCTCAATTGGTCAATAACATATCTCAATCAACtttgaattatatttttcacAAAACCAAACGAGCTGATAATTTAGGTTCCGCTAGCTCATAG
- the LOC131643575 gene encoding mitogen-activated protein kinase kinase kinase YODA-like: MPTWWGKSSSKETRKKAGKESIIDTLHRKFKFPSDGKLSTRSGGSRRRSNDTISEKGDRSPSESRSPSPSKVARCQSFAERPHAQPLPLPGMHPSSVGRVDSEISISAKSRLEKSSKSSLFLPLPKPSCIRCGTNPADLDGDMVNTSVFSDCSADSDEPADSRNRSPLATDSETGTRTAAGSPSSLMLKDQSSAAVAQLNSREVKTPTNILSNHTSSTSPKRRPLRHHVPNLQVPPHGVFYSGPDSSLSSPSRSPLRAFGTDQVLNSAFWAGKPYPEINFVGSGHCSSPGSGHNSGHNSMGGDMSGPLFWQPSRGSPEYSPVPSPRMTSPGPSSRIQSGAVTPIHPRAAGTSTESQTGWVDEGKQQSHRLPLPPLTVTNTSPFSHSNSAATSPSMPRSPARADSPMSSGSRWKKGKLLGRGTFGHVYIGFNSESGEMCAMKEVTMFTDDAKSMESAKQLMQEIHLLSRLRHPNIVQYYGSETVDDKLYIYLEYVSGGSIHKLLQEYGQFGELAIRSYTQQILSGLAYLHAKNTLHRDIKGANILVDPNGRVKVADFGMAKHITGQYCPLSFKGSPYWMAPEVIKNSKECSLGVDIWSLGCTVLEMATTKPPWSQYEGVAAMFKIGNSKELPTIPEHLSNEGKDFVRKCLQRNPRDRPSASELLDHPFVKGAAPLERPIMVPEASDPISGITHGTKALGIGQGRNLSALDTDKLFIHSSRVLKSNPNESETHIQRNISCPVSPIGSPLLRSRSPHQRSGRLSPSPISSPRTASGASTPLTGGGSGAIPFSNHLKQSVYFQECLGSMPKSSNYINGSSHHDNIDIFRGMQIGSHIKSELVSPENDALAQFIRSPHPEPYDFQSVLADRVGRQLLGDHVKINPSFDPNPSSSLLNRTNGL, translated from the exons ATGCCTACATGGTGGGGAAAATCATCATCAAAAGAAACTAGGAAGAAAGCAGGTAAGGAAAGTATTATTGACACATTGCACCGAAAGTTTAAATTTCCATCTGACGGTAAATTAAGCACTAGATCTGGAGGATCTCGAAGACGAAGCAATGACACAATTTCAGAGAAAGGGGATCGGTCTCCATCCGAATCAAGATCTCCTTCACCTTCCAAAGTAGCAAGGTGTCAAAGTTTTGCTGAAAGGCCACATGCTCAACCACTTCCGCTTCCTGGTATGCACCCTTCAAGTGTAGGTCGAGTTGATTCTGAAATTAGTATATCAGCAAAATCAAGACTGGAAAAGTCCTCCAAGTCATCGTTGTTTCTCCCACTTCCGAAACCTTCATGCATACGCTGCGGGACAAATCCTGCAGATTTGGATGGAGATATGGTCAACACTTCAGTCTTCAGTGATTGCTCTGCTGATAGTGACGAGCCAGCAGACTCACGCAATCGTAGTCCTCTGGCAACTGACTCCGAAACTGGGACTAGAACTGCTGCTGGAAGTCCTTCCAG CTTGATGCTCAAGGATCAATCGTCTGCTGCTGTTGCCCAACTGAATTCCAGAGAAGTGAAAACACCGACAAACATTCTAAGTAATCACACATCTTCTACTTCACCTAAGAGAAGGCCTTTACGACACCATGTTCCAAATCTCCAGGTTCCTCCTCACGGTGTCTTCTATAGTGGTCCCGACAGTTCCTTGTCAAGTCCATCAAGAAGTCCATTGAGGGCATTTGGTACAGATCAGGTGTTGAATTCTGCATTTTGGGCTGGAAAGCCATATCCAGAGATCAATTTCGTCGGATCTGGTCACTGCTCTAGTCCAGGTTCCGGTCACAATTCGGGGCATAATTCAATGGGAGGGGACATGTCGGGACCATTATTTTGGCAACCAAGTAGGGGTAGCCCTGAGTACTCTCCGGTACCTAGTCCTAGAATGACTAGCCCTGGTCCAAGCTCAAGAATCCAGAGTGGAGCTGTCACACCTATTCATCCTAGGGCAGCGGGAACATCAACCGAATCACAAACAGGATGGGTTGATGAGGGAAAACAACAGAGTCATCGCTTGCCTCTCCCTCCTTTAACGGTTACCAATACCTCACCATTCTCTCACTCTAATTCTGCAGCAACATCTCCATCTATGCCAAGAAGTCCAGCTAGAGCAGATAGTCCAATGAGCTCTGGTTCACGTTGGAAAAAAGGGAAGCTGCTTGGCAGAGGCACGTTTGGACATGTCTATATTGGCTTCAATAG TGAAAGTGGTGAAATGTGTGCAATGAAGGAGGTTACTATGTTTACAGATGATGCCAAGTCTATGGAAAGTGCTAAGCAGTTAATGCAG GAAATTCATTTGTTGAGCCGTTTAAGACATCCAAATATTGTGCAGTATTATGGTTCTGAAACA GTAGATGACAAGCTTTACATATACCTGGAGTATGTATCTGGAGGCTCCATACATAAACTTCTTCAAGAATATGGGCAATTTGGTGAACTAGCCATTCGTAGTTATACTCAACAAATTTTGTCGGGGCTTGCTTATTTACATGCTAAAAATACTCTTCACAG GGACATCAAAGGAGCAAACATATTGGTAGATCCAAATGGTCGGGTCAAGGTTGCAGACTTTGGCATGGCAAAACAT ATAACAGGGCAATACTGTCCTTTGTCATTCAAAGGAAGTCCTTATTGGATGGCTCCTGAG GTTATAAAGAATTCCAAGGAATGCAGCCTTGGTGTGGATATATGGAGTCTTGGATGCACAGTTTTGGAAATGGCTACAACTAAGCCTCCTTGGTCTCAGTATGAAGGG GTTGCTGCCATGTTCAAAATTGGTAATAGCAAGGAGCTCCCAACAATCCCGGAACATCTCTCAAATGAAGGAAAAGATTTTGTTAGGAAATGTCTACAACGTAATCCACGCGATCGCCCTTCGGCAAGTGAATTATTGGACCACCCTTTTGTTAAAGGTGCTGCACCTTTGGAAAGACCTATCATGGTTCCCGAAGCTTCAGACCCTATTTCTGGAATTACACACGGAACAAAAGCTCTG GGCATTGGACAAGGAAGAAATCTGTCTGCTTTGGATACAGATAAACTCTTCATTCATTCTTCCAGGGTTTTGAAAAGTAATCCTAATGAAAG TGAAACCCACATTCAAAGGAATATATCTTGCCCAGTCTCTCCCATTGGAAGCCCACTTTTGAGGTCAAGATCACCACATCAGAGAAGTGGGAGATTGTCTCCTTCTCCTATATCTAGCCCTCGGACTGCTTCTGGTGCATCCACACCTCTCACTGGCGGCGGCAGTGGTGCCATTCCGTTCAGTAATCACTTAAAACAGTCCGTTTACTTTCAAGAGTGTCTTGGAAGCATGCCAAAATCCTCAAACTACATTAACGGCTCCTCTCACCATGACAATATCGATATTTTTCGAGGAATGCAAATCGGGTCTCACATTAAATCAGAACTCGTTTCCCCCGAAAACGATGCACTCGCACAGTTTATAAGGTCTCCTCATCCAGAGCCATATGACTTTCAATCAGTCTTGGCTGATCGTGTTGGCCGGCAGCTGCTGGGAGATCATGTTAAGATTAACCCATCATTTGATCCAAATCCCAGCTCGTCTTTGCTCAACCGAACTAATGGTTTATGA
- the LOC131643576 gene encoding GPN-loop GTPase QQT2: protein MDIDNASKDPNVNSTLMETETDDSQEKDEQKEELSESMKKLGIEGSSSGNGSPNFKRKPVIIIVVGMAGSGKTTFLHRLVAHTHVSNIRGYVMNLDPAVLTLPYGANIDIRDTVKYKEVMKQFNLGPNGGILTSLNLFATKFDEVVSVIEKRADQLDYVLVDTPGQIEIFTWSASGAIITEAFASTFPTVVAYVVDTPRAENPTTFMSNMLYACSILYKTRLPLILAFNKVDVAKHEFALEWMKDFEVFQAAASSDQSYTSNLTQSLSLALDEFYSNLRSAGVSAVTGEGIEGFFKAVDASAEEYMESYKADLDKRREEKLRLEENRRKENMDKLRREMEKSGGETVVLSTGLKDKKEDEDDEEDEEMDDDDDEVIYSEDEDVIDEDEDEEVGRFSF, encoded by the exons ATGGACATCGATAACGCTTCAAAGGATCCTAACGTCAATAGCACTCTCATGGAAACGGAAACCGATGACTCTCAA GAAAAAGACGAACAAAAAGAAGAGCTCAGCGAGTCTATGAAGAAATTGGGCATTGAAGGTTCTTCTTCTGGGAATGGATCACCTAACTTCAAAAGGAAACCTGTCATCATCATAGTTGTGGGAATGGCAG GGAGTGGGAAAACTACATTCCTTCATAGGTTGGTTGCGCATACGCATGTATCGAACATTAGGGGTTATGTGATGAATCTCGACCCCGCTGTTTTGACACTTCCGTATGGTGCTAATATTGATATAAGAGATACTGTTAAGTATAAAGAAGTCATGAAGCAGTTCAACCTCGGCCCTAATGGTGGAATTTTGACTTCTCTTAACTTGTTTGCAACCAAGTTCGATGAG GTAGTTTCTGTTATTGAGAAGCGAGCAGATCAACTTGACTATGTTCTCGTGGATACCCCTGGTCAGATTGAGATATTCACCTGGTCTGCTTCTGGTGCTATCATCACAGAAGCTTTTGCCTCCACATTTCCCACTGTAGTTGCCTATGTAGTGGATACACCTCGTGCGGAAAATCCCACCACTTTTATGAGCAACATGCTTTATGCTTGCAGTATCCTCTATAAGACAAGATTACCTCTCATCTTGGCATTCAACAAGGTCGATGTAGCAAAACATGAGTTTGCCTTGGAG TGGATGAAAGATTTTGAGGTGTTCCAAGCAGCAGCAAGTTCAGATCAGTCATACACATCAAATTTAACTCAGAGCCTTTCTTTGGCTCTAGATGAATTTTACAGTAATTTAAGATCAGCTGGAGTTTCTGCAGTTACTGGTGAAGGAATTGAAGGCTTCTTCAAAGCTGTTGATGCCAGTGCAGAGGAATACATGGAAAGCTATAA GGCCGATCTTGATAAAAGGCGTGAAGAGAAACTGCGATTGGAGGAAAATCGCAGGAAGGAGAACATGGATAAACTGAGGAGGGAGATGGAGAAATCTGGAGGAGAAACTGTAGTCTTGAGCACTGGTTTGAAAGACAaaaaggaagatgaggatgatgaagaggatgaggaaatggatgatgatgatgatgaagtgaTATATTCCGAAGATGAGGATGTTATAGATGAGGACGAAGATGAAGAGGTTGGTAGGTTTTCCTTCTGA
- the LOC131643578 gene encoding sec-independent protein translocase protein TATB, chloroplastic, protein MIPSLAIASSSSTMLLCPKLGTCSMSLSTCTPTSHSKIQHFHLYSLGKRLFTPWNGLKQLGFSTDPKKPLFHFIGRKGRCKGKVVYASLFGVGAPEALVIGVVALLVFGPKGLAEVARNLGKTLREFQPTIREIQDVSREFKSTLEREIGIDDITNPLQSTYSSNVRNTTSTPSATEITNSSPPSATEITNSSQTAVDPNGKLDESKAYSSEEYLKITEEQLKAIAAQQQEQTPSPKEEKIEQQIQPPANETAATLSSPQKPESESLPSDS, encoded by the exons ATGATACCATCTCTGGCAATtgcttcttcatcttcaaccatgTTGTTATGTCCCAAACTAGGAACATGTTCAATGTCTCTGTCCACTTGTACACCAACTTCACATTCAAAAATCCAACATTTTCATCTCTATTCATTGGGTAAACGCCTTTTCACACCTTGGAATGGTTTGAAGCAACTGGGTTTCTCAACTGATCCCAAAAAACCCCTTTTTCATTTTATAG GTAGAAAGGGTCGGTGTAAGGGTAAGGTTGTTTATGCGTCTTTGTTTGGTGTTGGAGCACCTGAAGCTTTGGTAATTGGGGTTGTGGCTTTGTTGGTTTTTGGTCCTAAAGGTCTTGCTGAG GTTGCTCGAAATCTGGGAAAAACATTGCGTGAATTTCAACCCACCATTAGAGAGATCCAG GATGTTTCAAGGGAATTTAAGAGTACGCTCGAACGGGAGATTGGTATTGATGACATTACAAACCCATTACAAAGCACATACTCTTCCAATGTACGCAACACCACGTCAACTCCATCAGCCACTGAAATTACCAATAGTTCTCCTCCGTCAGCCACTGAAATAACCAATAGTTCTCAGACTGCGGTTGACCCTA ATGGGAAGCTAGATGAAAGTAAAGCATACAGTTCTGAGGAGTATCTTAAGATTACAGAGGAGCAACTAAAGGCAATTGCTGCACAACAGCAGGAGCAAACACCCTCTCCtaaagaagaaaaaattgaaCAGCAAATTCAGCCTCCTG CTAATGAAACTGCTGCAACTCTGTCATCACCACAGAAGCCAGAAAGTGAATCGTTACCTTCGGATTCATAG